One region of Pogona vitticeps strain Pit_001003342236 chromosome 1, PviZW2.1, whole genome shotgun sequence genomic DNA includes:
- the LOC110084221 gene encoding uncharacterized protein LOC110084221: MPAHNKLKIFVMLLTLVTYTVTIVMNAAAGSGAFTGVFHTTVGNISFHHDTDLTPASWTFFIWNLIFVWQYAWLGYALSGLCRRNEFGWVYIWPDVLPLSFYLIWMLSNALNIGWLFLWDSLYFSPALILLGLLTVTNYMALFVSHRALYLHTAWLRKKSKVDLWLVRILVQNGIAVYATWTTIATLLNFTVVLIYDGYISNKTATIISLCIFFFELIVWFYLENIVFDKYVRYNLTVYPVAILALSGILQKNSISSSPDASVIITAVLLAVTCVILCSRLGLILWRHNKEKLKEPVAPTEAL; this comes from the exons ATGCCTGCACACAACAAGCTGAAGATTTTCGTCATGCTACTGACGCTGGTCACCTACACAGTCACGATAGTGATGAATGCGGCAGCTGGTTCAGGAGCATTCACAG GTGTATTTCACACCACAGTGGGAAATATCTCATTCCACCATGACACAGACCTCACACCAGCATCCTGGACTTTCTTCATTTGGAATCTTATCTTTGTATGGCAATATGCCTGGTTGGGTTATGCATTATCAGGACTCTGCAGAAG GAATGAATTTGGCTGGGTCTACATATGGCCAGATGTACTACCCCTCTCTTTTTACCTAATATGGATGCTGAGCAATGCTCTAAACATTGGATGGCTATTTCTGTGGGACTCACT ATATTTCAGTCCAGCCCTGATCCTCCTGGGACTTCTCACTGTCACCAATTACATGGCTCTCTTCGTTTCTCATCGGGCTTTGTACCTTCATACGGCTTGGTTACGTAAGAAGAGCAAAGTAGATCTCTGGCTGGTCCGGATCTTA GTGCAAAATGGAATTGCTGTATATGCCACTTGGACCACAATAGCCACCCTCCTGAACTTTACAGTTGTTCTGATCTATGATGGGTACATATCCAATAAGACTGCAACCATCATCTCTCTGTGCATCTTTTTCTTTGAGCTGATAGTCTG GTTTTATTTGGAGAACATTGTATTTGATAAGTACGTGCGTTACAACCTCACTGTCTATCCAGTGGCTATTTTAGCATTAAGTGGCATTCTCCAGAAAAATAGTATTTCTTCCTCTCCAGATGCAAGCGTCATAATTACAG CTGTGCTCCTGGCCGTGACATGTGTCATACTGTGCAGTCGGCTGGGCCTCATCCTTTGGAGACACAACAAAGAGAAGTTGAAGGAACCGGTTGCTCCAACTGAAGCCCTGTGA